One Pochonia chlamydosporia 170 chromosome 5, whole genome shotgun sequence DNA segment encodes these proteins:
- a CDS encoding acetate and butyrate kinase-like protein (similar to Myceliophthora thermophila ATCC 42464 XP_003659507.1), whose translation MKIILSINAGSSSVKISAYSAERNANPRQIAEAQVSGLTAPPAKLKYSRYDKTIVKDGQVSQNIQGQDGAFSFLLETLINDAELREITSKKDLSIACHRIVHGGDYTESRTITQDTYHHLEELSDLAPLHNGAALGIVESCMKQLPEATNIACFDSQFHTTIPPHICTYPIDQEIAEKNRLRKYGFHGLSYAFITRSVAEFLNKDVSKLNMIALHLGSGASACAIKAGKSWDTSMGLTPLAGLPGATRSGSVDPSLVFHYASDVGKLSPASTEHLHISRAEEILNKQSGWKALTGTTDFGIIAGSDEPKHKLAFDIFVDRVSGFVGSYYVSLEGKVDALVFAGGIGEKSARFRDEVVRRTGCLGFSVDQRRNSAEPAGVVEEISSEQARHRVLVCQTDEQLEMAKAATDKDELWK comes from the exons ATGAAGATTATCCTCTCCATCAATGCTGGGTCCAGCTCAGTCAAGATATCGGCATATTCAGCAGAGAGAAATGCGAATCCGCGTCAGATTGCTGAGGCTCAAGTCAGTGGTCTAACAGCACCACCGGCAAAGTTGAAATACTCGAGATACGACAAAaccattgtcaaagacgGACAAGTTAGCCAAAACATTCAGGGACAAGATGGCGCTTTCTCGTTTCTCTTGGAGACACTCATCAATGACGCCGAGCTGCGAGAAATCACTTCCAAGAAGGATCTGTCAATTGCATGCCACCGAATTGTTCACGGCGGTGACTACACTGAGTCACGCACCATTACGCAAGATACATATCATCACCTCGAGGAGCTTAGCGATCTTGCACCATTACACAATGGGGCAGCTCTCGGTATTGTAGAGTCTTGTATGAAACAGCTCCCTGAGGCTACCAATATTGCTTGCTTCGACTCCCAGTTTCATACGACTATACCGCCTCATATTTGCACATATCCAATCGACCAAGAGATTGCGGAGAAAAACCGGCTGCGCAAGTATGGATTCCACGGCCTAAGCTACGCCTTCATCACTCGATCAGTTGCCGAGTTTCTCAACAAAGATGTCAGTAAACTCAACATGATTGCCCTTCATCTCGGTAGTGGCGCCAGTGCCTGTGCTATCAAAGCTGGCAAGAGTTGGGATACGAGCATGGGATTGACGCCTTTGGCGGGACTGCCGGGTGCAACTCGAAGTGGTAGCGTTGATCCTAG TCTCGTCTTTCACTATGCAAGCGATGTCGGCAAACTCTCACCCGCTTCTACCGAACACCTTCACATTTCTAGAGCAGAAGAGATTCTCAATAAGCAAAGCGGGTGGAAAGCGCTGACTGGCACGACGGATTTTGGCATCATTGCAGGCTCTGATGAGCCTAAGCACAAGTTAGCTTTTGACATTTTCGTCGACCGAGTATCCGGGTTCGTCGGCAGCTACTACGTCTCTCTCGAGGGCAAGGTCGATGCACTTGTGTTTGCGGGTGGAATTGGTGAGAAGAGCGCCCGTTTTCGGGACGAAGTCGTGCGTCGTACGGGGTGTCTGGGATTTTCCGTTGATCAAAGGCGTAACTCTGCTGAACCTGCGGGAGTGGTCGAGGAGATAAGTTCAGAACAAGCACGGCACCGGGTGCTAGTTTGTCAAACGGACGAGCAGCtcgaaatggccaaa
- a CDS encoding acetate kinase (similar to Colletotrichum gloeosporioides Nara gc5 XP_007279406.1), whose amino-acid sequence MAAASSSSGSSFTSSSLGRPPTYSRSYVSPVDSTWTPTSGVSTLSAPSTGGSVAPQTSLRPLDLGPPGYQATITLFQDTPDERTVYLGPWEVIGSEQRRVLWQCSYQNELLEHYLPSDIPSEIHPHTLHSRHRQYHDASDMERYLTFPEPHRIRYISDEGICIHDQYIQVRYEFTTVDGSTQFQGDLRRKDMIDFYDVDVVWTNVHGRTDGFGKVKGIGAIQRLKMWRDRYTTFHSLSVLANKTDGQYREYDVHIFDGELRGRDDRAKQLKLNVRSRRGSAPDEPPQRRFSFARGVRPRVRSTGGHVSQSSSESSPSSQQPIDIRYLSIQFSSRQDYRRFLEMWLYAHSTDRDFQGVPFPPNHFELPSPQMLPGQAVELESPDWTRTLEPVAEPPDSDERG is encoded by the exons ATGGCTGctgcctcttcatcctccgGATCCTCCTTCACCTCATCATCTCTCGGACGTCCTCCTACCTATAGCCGTTCCTATGTTAGCCCAGTAGATTCTACCTGGACACCAACGTCCGGTGTATCAACGCTGTCAGCTCCGTCGACTGGAGGCTCAGTTGCGCCCCAGACGTCCCTCCGTCCGCTGGATCTGGGGCCTCCTGGATATCAAGCGACCAT AACTCTATTTCAAGATACACCAGACGAGCGCACTGTATACCTGGGACCATGGGAAGTCATCGGCTCCGAACAGAGACGAGTCTTGTGGCAATGCAGCTACCAAAACGAGCTGCTAGAACATTACT TGCCATCAGATATTCCGTCAGAAATACACCCACATACCCTTCACTCTCGGCATCGGCAGTATCACGATGCTTCGGACATGGAGCGCTACCTGACCTTCCCCGAGCCGCATCGTATCCGTTACATCTCAGACGAAGGGATTTGCATACATGACCAATATATTCAAGTCAGATACGAATTCACAACGGTCGATGGTTCTACTCAGTTTCAGGGTGATTTGCGTCGAAAAGACATGATCGACTTTTATGACGTGGATGTGGTATGGACTAATGTGCATGGCCGAACAGATGGCTttggcaaggtcaagggaATTGGAGCAATTCAACGTCTCAAGATGTGGCGCGACCGATACACGACGTTTCACTCTCTGAGTGTCCTGGCAAACAAGACGGATGGTCAGTATCGCGAGTACGATGTGCACATATTTGACGGAGAACTGCGAGGTCGTGACGATCGGGCGAAACAGTTGAAGCTCAATGTTCGAAGCCGGCGAGGGAGCGCCCCTGATGAGCCACCTCAACGAAGATTCTCATTTGCTCGGGGAGTACGACCAAGAGTGCGATCAACAGGCGGCCATGTTAGTCAGAGCAGCTCAGAGTCAAGTCCGTCATCCCAACAGCCCATCGATATACGTTACCTGTCTATTCAGTTCAGCAGCCGTCAAG ATTATCGACGATTTCTGGAAATGTGGCTGTACGCTCACAGCACTGATCGAGACTTCCAAGGGGTCCCCTTTCCCCCGAATCATTTTGAATTGCCTTCACCTCAGATGCTTCCAGGTCAAGCGGTTGAGCTTGAATCTCCTGATTGGACGCGCACACTCGAGCCAGTTGCTGAGCCTCCAGATTCGGATGAGCGAGGTTGA